Proteins encoded together in one Monomorium pharaonis isolate MP-MQ-018 chromosome 8, ASM1337386v2, whole genome shotgun sequence window:
- the LOC105828588 gene encoding pre-mRNA-splicing factor CWC22 homolog: MWYSQMNTIWYSRERALGIDGENKEFRFVQQGCCGYKENYVPWYINASTSFKRDDEDLLKNQMIHKYDDPRDSDDETDEAECARVPPVKPHKPQAHIIKGIVHQCMTWDVLEASIRGYINEVNTSNVRIIARKLLRTNIIRGRGLFALFIVKAQTASPSLTPAYAALTAIINSKFFEIGMLVLKQISVQFNRGFNLNDKSLCISSGIFLAHLFNQHVVWEFIIVDPLTQLLEKSTNDSVEAAIEILKICGMKLTRNEIKSNVIVTIFDMLNNILHKGQLDERVQHMIQVMFEIRRDGFKDYEAVPAELDVVEKKDQKRHWSVSEQNDERNLKIILNNCKFDPNYCASEKQYKKLRKTILANDSSEDDDEEDSKEESSDNESSTPEDGGDEEDRDEESTDNESSTPEDDDNEEDRDEESTDNESSSPEDDDEEDSEEDSEENSEEESSGYESCME; encoded by the coding sequence ATGTGGTACTCTCAGATGAACACAATATGGTACTCGCGGGAGAGAGCGCTGGGGATTGACGGGGAGAACAAGGAGTTTCGTTTTGTGCAGCAAGGGTGCTGCGGCTACAAGGAGAACTATGTTCCTTGGTATATCAATGCAAGTACAAGTTTCAAACGCGACGATGAAGACTTGCTAAAAAATCAAATGATTCATAAATACGACGATCCCAGGGACAGCGACGACGAAACGGACGAGGCGGAATGCGCGCGTGTTCCGCCCGTCAAGCCGCATAAGCCTCAAGCGCACATCATCAAGGGAATTGTTCACCAGTGCATGACGTGGGACGTGCTGGAGGCGTCCATCCGCGGTTATATCAATGAAGTCAACACCAGCAACGTTAGGATCATAGCGCGGAAGCTGCTGCGTACGAATATCATTCGCGGTCGAGGTTTATTCGCGCTGTTTATCGTCAAAGCACAAACCGCGTCACCGTCGCTCACTCCGGCCTACGCGGCGCTGACAGCTATAATAAATTCCAAGTTTTTTGAAATAGGCATGCTGGTGCTGAAGCAAATCAGTGTGCAGTTCAACCGTGGATTTAACTTGAacgataaatctttatgtatatCCTCGGGCATATTCTTAGCCCATTTATTTAACCAACATGTAGTCTGGGAGTTTATCATTGTGGATCCCTTGACTCAGCTGTTGGAAAAGTCGACGAACGATTCCGTCGAAGCGGCCATCGAAATCCTGAAGATATGCGGAATGAAACTGACGCGGaatgaaattaaatcaaaCGTTATTGTGACCATTTTTGATATGCTAAACAACATATTACATAAAGGACAATTGGACGAGCGAGTCCAACATATGATTCAAGTTATGTTCGAAATAAGAAGAGATGGCTTTAAAGATTACGAAGCTGTGCCAGCAGAACTGGACGTTGTAGAAAAGAAAGATCAAAAGCGTCATTGGTCAGTATCAGAACAGAACGATGAGAGGAAcctgaaaattatattaaacaattgcAAGTTTGATCCAAACTATTGCGCTTCCGAAAAGCAGTACAAGAAATTGCGTAAAACAATTCTTGCCAACGACAGTTCggaagacgacgacgaagagGACAGTAAGGAGGAGAGCTCGGATAACGAGAGTAGCACTCCGGAAGACGGCGGTGACGAGGAGGACAGAGACGAGGAGAGCACGGATAACGAGAGTAGCACTCCGGAAGACGACGACAACGAGGAGGACAGGGACGAGGAGAGCACGGATAACGAGAGTAGCTCTCCggaagacgacgacgaggaggacAGCGAGGAGGACAGCGAGGAGAACAGCGAGGAGGAAAGCTCGGGTTACGAGAGTTGCATGGAATAG